A single region of the Gadus morhua chromosome 5, gadMor3.0, whole genome shotgun sequence genome encodes:
- the LOC115544121 gene encoding RNA polymerase II elongation factor ELL isoform X1, translating into MPLTKEGCYGLAEGAPGRRVSVFYVKLTDCAARAVDTFQNTKSQTSHPTICFAGDQGRLTVPGCDGDLERRVFSFGLTSMVRHTPHGSFDCVRQSATRDGGGQLSHVGPVQQRLTVQATDASYQKAYQNFAQAEEETRKRAAIVIKDGGRGQKRRVTVRAPGPALVSLARPRPAGQAPLGGTPRRRPGVAGVRSAQAGVAGLETEKRPIRERLVHLLGVRPYRRADLLLRLQQDGLTDGEKEELDQLLLEVGQLNNRDQTLVLRDQLYSEVQKDWPGYTPLDQTLLKRHLVRRMFRPYRRRLSVPGAQVSPLRDTPNSSPARHAHRPRLAEEHPPGHSPAHKKPRVSRVSASNGGVAVATGAPLATDTATPLRKHPARPAGRTEAGGDVAVTTEDVKHNKRNSRRGEALDPRRLSDSLQAVRLQRGRRAEEAAEEVVMVSERLQPSFSCSTPRPRESHNRLPQPGPAPARLPQGGGPPPARLPQHGPHTREEGPPPPAESPQPRGPKTERRPKKRGRSRLGEQEKVRSGDGERTGGSNPGELKTKGTSECKDTDGACRDSVVLRDAAPMTDYLSAYTVILDQQQRLRYKQDFNQEYQEYRGLHARIDDLTRQFMRLNTQLRQRSHGSREHKTIRNQILQQYRTIKKFNPNYNQDRIRCEYLHDKLAHIKKLISVYDQTASSSEPSQTHQVPASGD; encoded by the exons ATGCCGCTGACGAAGGAGGGGTGCTACGGGCTGGCCGAAGGGGCGCCGGGCCGCCGTGTGTCCGTGTTTTACGTCAAACTCACCGACTGCGCGGCAAGAGCCGTCGACACTTTCCAAAACACTAAG AGCCAAACCTCCCACCCCACGATCTGCTTtgctggagaccagggg AGGTTAACGGTCCCGGGCTGTGACGGCGATCTGGAGAGGAGGGTGTTTTCGTTCGGTCTGACCAGCATGGTGCGCCATACCCCCCACGGCAGCTTTGACTGCGTGCGCCAATCGGCCACCAG agatGGTGGAGGGCAGCTGTCCCACGTGGGGCCGGTCCAGCAGAGGCTGACGGTGCAGGCCACGGACGCGTCCTACCAGAAGGCGTATCAGAACTTTGcccaggcggaggaggagacgcgcAAGCGGGCCGCCATCGTCATCAAGGACGGCGGGCGGGGGCAGA AGCGGAGGGTGACGGtgagggccccgggccccgccctGGTCAGCCTGGCCAGGCCCCGCCCCGCCGGCCAGGCCCCCCTGGGGGGGACCCCGAGGAGGAGGCCGGGTGTGGCGGGGGTGCGGAGTGCCCAGGCGGGCGTGGCCGGGCTGGAGACAGAGAAGCGGCCAATCAGGGAGAGGCTGGTGCACCTGCTGGGGGTGCGGCCGTACCGGAGGGCGGACCTCCTCCTCAGGCTGCAGCAGGACGGACTGACGgacggggagaaggaggagctggaccaGCTTCTGCTGGAG GTGGGCCAGCTGAACAACAGAGACCAGACCCTGGTCCTGAGAGACCAGCTCTACTCAGAAGTCCAGAAGGACTGGCCCGGATATACCCCCCTGGACCAGACGCTGCTCAAGAGGCACCTGgtcag GCGTATGTTCCGACCGTACAGGAGGCGTCTGTCGGTCCCGGGGGCCCAGGTCAGCCCGCTGAGGGACACGCCCAACTCCTCCCCCGCCCGCCACGCCCACAGACCCCGCCTGGCGGAGGAGCACCCCCCGGGCCACTCCCCGGCCCACAAGAAGCCGCGGGTGTCCCGCGTCTCGGCCAGCAACGGGGGGGTCGCCGTGGCGACGGGCGCCCCCCTGGCGACGGACACCGCCACCCCGCTGCGGAAACACCCCGCGCGCCCCGCCGGCCGGACGGAGGCGGGGGGAGACGTCGCCGTGACGACGGAAGACGTCAAGCACAACAAAAGAAACAGCAGAAGGGGGGAGGCCCTGGACCCCCGTCGGCTCTCTGACTCGCTGCAGGCCGTCCGCCTGCAGAGGGGGAGGCgggcggaggaggcggcggaggaggtggtgatggtgtcggAGAGACTGcagccctccttctcctgctctaCTCCGAGGCCCAGGGAGAGCCATAACCGTCTCCCCCAGCCCGGCCCTGCCCCTGCCCGTCTCCCCCAGGGGGGGGGCCCTCCCCCTGCCCGTCTCCCCCAGCACGGCCCTCACACCCGGGAGGagggccccccaccccctgctgagTCTCCTCAGCCCAGGGGCCCCAAGACAGAGCGGCGCCcgaagaagagggggagaagcaGACTCGGCGAGCAG GAGAAGGTAAGGAgtggagatggggagaggacaggagggtcAAACCCAGGAGAGCTGAAGACCAAAGGGACCTCTGAGTGTAAAG ACACCGATGGGGCGTGCCGTGACTCGGTAGTGCTGCGCGACGCCGCCCCCATGACGGACTACCTGTC ggCGTACACAGTGATTCTTGACCAGCAGCAGCGCCTGCGCTACAAGCAGGACTTCAACCAGGAGTACCAGGAGTACCGCGGGCTGCACGCCCGCATCGACGACCTGACGCGGCAGTTCATGAGGCTCAACACACAGCTCAGGCAGCGCAGCCACGGTTCCAGGGAGCACAAG ACGATTCGCAATCAGATTCTGCAACAATATCGCACCATTAAAAAG TTCAATCCAAACTACAACCAAGACAGGATCCGCTGTGAATATCTGCACGACAAGCTGGCCCACATAAAAAAGCTCATCTCTGTGTACGACCAAACGGCGTCTAGCTCTGAGCCATCGCAGACCCACCAGGTTCCTGCCAGCGGGGATTAA
- the LOC115544121 gene encoding RNA polymerase II elongation factor ELL isoform X3, which produces MVRHTPHGSFDCVRQSATRDGGGQLSHVGPVQQRLTVQATDASYQKAYQNFAQAEEETRKRAAIVIKDGGRGQKRRVTVRAPGPALVSLARPRPAGQAPLGGTPRRRPGVAGVRSAQAGVAGLETEKRPIRERLVHLLGVRPYRRADLLLRLQQDGLTDGEKEELDQLLLEVGQLNNRDQTLVLRDQLYSEVQKDWPGYTPLDQTLLKRHLVRRMFRPYRRRLSVPGAQVSPLRDTPNSSPARHAHRPRLAEEHPPGHSPAHKKPRVSRVSASNGGVAVATGAPLATDTATPLRKHPARPAGRTEAGGDVAVTTEDVKHNKRNSRRGEALDPRRLSDSLQAVRLQRGRRAEEAAEEVVMVSERLQPSFSCSTPRPRESHNRLPQPGPAPARLPQGGGPPPARLPQHGPHTREEGPPPPAESPQPRGPKTERRPKKRGRSRLGEQEKVRSGDGERTGGSNPGELKTKGTSECKDTDGACRDSVVLRDAAPMTDYLSAYTVILDQQQRLRYKQDFNQEYQEYRGLHARIDDLTRQFMRLNTQLRQRSHGSREHKTIRNQILQQYRTIKKFNPNYNQDRIRCEYLHDKLAHIKKLISVYDQTASSSEPSQTHQVPASGD; this is translated from the exons ATGGTGCGCCATACCCCCCACGGCAGCTTTGACTGCGTGCGCCAATCGGCCACCAG agatGGTGGAGGGCAGCTGTCCCACGTGGGGCCGGTCCAGCAGAGGCTGACGGTGCAGGCCACGGACGCGTCCTACCAGAAGGCGTATCAGAACTTTGcccaggcggaggaggagacgcgcAAGCGGGCCGCCATCGTCATCAAGGACGGCGGGCGGGGGCAGA AGCGGAGGGTGACGGtgagggccccgggccccgccctGGTCAGCCTGGCCAGGCCCCGCCCCGCCGGCCAGGCCCCCCTGGGGGGGACCCCGAGGAGGAGGCCGGGTGTGGCGGGGGTGCGGAGTGCCCAGGCGGGCGTGGCCGGGCTGGAGACAGAGAAGCGGCCAATCAGGGAGAGGCTGGTGCACCTGCTGGGGGTGCGGCCGTACCGGAGGGCGGACCTCCTCCTCAGGCTGCAGCAGGACGGACTGACGgacggggagaaggaggagctggaccaGCTTCTGCTGGAG GTGGGCCAGCTGAACAACAGAGACCAGACCCTGGTCCTGAGAGACCAGCTCTACTCAGAAGTCCAGAAGGACTGGCCCGGATATACCCCCCTGGACCAGACGCTGCTCAAGAGGCACCTGgtcag GCGTATGTTCCGACCGTACAGGAGGCGTCTGTCGGTCCCGGGGGCCCAGGTCAGCCCGCTGAGGGACACGCCCAACTCCTCCCCCGCCCGCCACGCCCACAGACCCCGCCTGGCGGAGGAGCACCCCCCGGGCCACTCCCCGGCCCACAAGAAGCCGCGGGTGTCCCGCGTCTCGGCCAGCAACGGGGGGGTCGCCGTGGCGACGGGCGCCCCCCTGGCGACGGACACCGCCACCCCGCTGCGGAAACACCCCGCGCGCCCCGCCGGCCGGACGGAGGCGGGGGGAGACGTCGCCGTGACGACGGAAGACGTCAAGCACAACAAAAGAAACAGCAGAAGGGGGGAGGCCCTGGACCCCCGTCGGCTCTCTGACTCGCTGCAGGCCGTCCGCCTGCAGAGGGGGAGGCgggcggaggaggcggcggaggaggtggtgatggtgtcggAGAGACTGcagccctccttctcctgctctaCTCCGAGGCCCAGGGAGAGCCATAACCGTCTCCCCCAGCCCGGCCCTGCCCCTGCCCGTCTCCCCCAGGGGGGGGGCCCTCCCCCTGCCCGTCTCCCCCAGCACGGCCCTCACACCCGGGAGGagggccccccaccccctgctgagTCTCCTCAGCCCAGGGGCCCCAAGACAGAGCGGCGCCcgaagaagagggggagaagcaGACTCGGCGAGCAG GAGAAGGTAAGGAgtggagatggggagaggacaggagggtcAAACCCAGGAGAGCTGAAGACCAAAGGGACCTCTGAGTGTAAAG ACACCGATGGGGCGTGCCGTGACTCGGTAGTGCTGCGCGACGCCGCCCCCATGACGGACTACCTGTC ggCGTACACAGTGATTCTTGACCAGCAGCAGCGCCTGCGCTACAAGCAGGACTTCAACCAGGAGTACCAGGAGTACCGCGGGCTGCACGCCCGCATCGACGACCTGACGCGGCAGTTCATGAGGCTCAACACACAGCTCAGGCAGCGCAGCCACGGTTCCAGGGAGCACAAG ACGATTCGCAATCAGATTCTGCAACAATATCGCACCATTAAAAAG TTCAATCCAAACTACAACCAAGACAGGATCCGCTGTGAATATCTGCACGACAAGCTGGCCCACATAAAAAAGCTCATCTCTGTGTACGACCAAACGGCGTCTAGCTCTGAGCCATCGCAGACCCACCAGGTTCCTGCCAGCGGGGATTAA
- the LOC115544121 gene encoding RNA polymerase II elongation factor ELL isoform X2, whose translation MPLTKEGCYGLAEGAPGRRVSVFYVKLTDCAARAVDTFQNTKRLTVPGCDGDLERRVFSFGLTSMVRHTPHGSFDCVRQSATRDGGGQLSHVGPVQQRLTVQATDASYQKAYQNFAQAEEETRKRAAIVIKDGGRGQKRRVTVRAPGPALVSLARPRPAGQAPLGGTPRRRPGVAGVRSAQAGVAGLETEKRPIRERLVHLLGVRPYRRADLLLRLQQDGLTDGEKEELDQLLLEVGQLNNRDQTLVLRDQLYSEVQKDWPGYTPLDQTLLKRHLVRRMFRPYRRRLSVPGAQVSPLRDTPNSSPARHAHRPRLAEEHPPGHSPAHKKPRVSRVSASNGGVAVATGAPLATDTATPLRKHPARPAGRTEAGGDVAVTTEDVKHNKRNSRRGEALDPRRLSDSLQAVRLQRGRRAEEAAEEVVMVSERLQPSFSCSTPRPRESHNRLPQPGPAPARLPQGGGPPPARLPQHGPHTREEGPPPPAESPQPRGPKTERRPKKRGRSRLGEQEKVRSGDGERTGGSNPGELKTKGTSECKDTDGACRDSVVLRDAAPMTDYLSAYTVILDQQQRLRYKQDFNQEYQEYRGLHARIDDLTRQFMRLNTQLRQRSHGSREHKTIRNQILQQYRTIKKFNPNYNQDRIRCEYLHDKLAHIKKLISVYDQTASSSEPSQTHQVPASGD comes from the exons ATGCCGCTGACGAAGGAGGGGTGCTACGGGCTGGCCGAAGGGGCGCCGGGCCGCCGTGTGTCCGTGTTTTACGTCAAACTCACCGACTGCGCGGCAAGAGCCGTCGACACTTTCCAAAACACTAAG AGGTTAACGGTCCCGGGCTGTGACGGCGATCTGGAGAGGAGGGTGTTTTCGTTCGGTCTGACCAGCATGGTGCGCCATACCCCCCACGGCAGCTTTGACTGCGTGCGCCAATCGGCCACCAG agatGGTGGAGGGCAGCTGTCCCACGTGGGGCCGGTCCAGCAGAGGCTGACGGTGCAGGCCACGGACGCGTCCTACCAGAAGGCGTATCAGAACTTTGcccaggcggaggaggagacgcgcAAGCGGGCCGCCATCGTCATCAAGGACGGCGGGCGGGGGCAGA AGCGGAGGGTGACGGtgagggccccgggccccgccctGGTCAGCCTGGCCAGGCCCCGCCCCGCCGGCCAGGCCCCCCTGGGGGGGACCCCGAGGAGGAGGCCGGGTGTGGCGGGGGTGCGGAGTGCCCAGGCGGGCGTGGCCGGGCTGGAGACAGAGAAGCGGCCAATCAGGGAGAGGCTGGTGCACCTGCTGGGGGTGCGGCCGTACCGGAGGGCGGACCTCCTCCTCAGGCTGCAGCAGGACGGACTGACGgacggggagaaggaggagctggaccaGCTTCTGCTGGAG GTGGGCCAGCTGAACAACAGAGACCAGACCCTGGTCCTGAGAGACCAGCTCTACTCAGAAGTCCAGAAGGACTGGCCCGGATATACCCCCCTGGACCAGACGCTGCTCAAGAGGCACCTGgtcag GCGTATGTTCCGACCGTACAGGAGGCGTCTGTCGGTCCCGGGGGCCCAGGTCAGCCCGCTGAGGGACACGCCCAACTCCTCCCCCGCCCGCCACGCCCACAGACCCCGCCTGGCGGAGGAGCACCCCCCGGGCCACTCCCCGGCCCACAAGAAGCCGCGGGTGTCCCGCGTCTCGGCCAGCAACGGGGGGGTCGCCGTGGCGACGGGCGCCCCCCTGGCGACGGACACCGCCACCCCGCTGCGGAAACACCCCGCGCGCCCCGCCGGCCGGACGGAGGCGGGGGGAGACGTCGCCGTGACGACGGAAGACGTCAAGCACAACAAAAGAAACAGCAGAAGGGGGGAGGCCCTGGACCCCCGTCGGCTCTCTGACTCGCTGCAGGCCGTCCGCCTGCAGAGGGGGAGGCgggcggaggaggcggcggaggaggtggtgatggtgtcggAGAGACTGcagccctccttctcctgctctaCTCCGAGGCCCAGGGAGAGCCATAACCGTCTCCCCCAGCCCGGCCCTGCCCCTGCCCGTCTCCCCCAGGGGGGGGGCCCTCCCCCTGCCCGTCTCCCCCAGCACGGCCCTCACACCCGGGAGGagggccccccaccccctgctgagTCTCCTCAGCCCAGGGGCCCCAAGACAGAGCGGCGCCcgaagaagagggggagaagcaGACTCGGCGAGCAG GAGAAGGTAAGGAgtggagatggggagaggacaggagggtcAAACCCAGGAGAGCTGAAGACCAAAGGGACCTCTGAGTGTAAAG ACACCGATGGGGCGTGCCGTGACTCGGTAGTGCTGCGCGACGCCGCCCCCATGACGGACTACCTGTC ggCGTACACAGTGATTCTTGACCAGCAGCAGCGCCTGCGCTACAAGCAGGACTTCAACCAGGAGTACCAGGAGTACCGCGGGCTGCACGCCCGCATCGACGACCTGACGCGGCAGTTCATGAGGCTCAACACACAGCTCAGGCAGCGCAGCCACGGTTCCAGGGAGCACAAG ACGATTCGCAATCAGATTCTGCAACAATATCGCACCATTAAAAAG TTCAATCCAAACTACAACCAAGACAGGATCCGCTGTGAATATCTGCACGACAAGCTGGCCCACATAAAAAAGCTCATCTCTGTGTACGACCAAACGGCGTCTAGCTCTGAGCCATCGCAGACCCACCAGGTTCCTGCCAGCGGGGATTAA